In Lepus europaeus isolate LE1 chromosome 9, mLepTim1.pri, whole genome shotgun sequence, the following are encoded in one genomic region:
- the FBXW12 gene encoding F-box/WD repeat-containing protein 12 isoform X4, which produces MPPTSGERETPQTPSWPAAHWRMVANSDHLWKALCVRRWHLCECDCEWLGSQSWKQIFLQRNRRERRMAHARPEDFICKQVTENVGILGPIAYLTGNDLTTDRPSRPIVCTVSSFDKLYAWDVQKGSIFWSSPVQDSSITNLVTLPELCMAVTMDRERTIKVWDCLHEDALSEFFMPYDCFSLTAFLSARGPVLMVSGPASGWGSRMRCLLPSQGARSSCRHIAVCLSAVIPSTFSESVTTYGWLLVVWTSVPSGTFSQPSSLKKLPDVFHSPVLQVGDSTGDMYTFKIPSLTEISRTKAFQFSVDILRCSPCRKWVFVCGTQQCSFPKVFLTECLLKPLDTPQSFSLPFLSCLGASWTPRRESRITLMFRRDPKKMGFITFDLTTRRTEDRTVIGAQQIANFLLPDHIESPSWMGVNEADMIVFSSGPYLFLFTIGGLLLRQLEDHQTAIRSLWVDPVHVLSTATDGSLHVYVWEEGGRYPYLKSCCHMKHEETGQTLGCYVSNAVCDNASIVRVVSRIRNSSILVMYTLKGS; this is translated from the exons CACTGGCGAATGGTTGCAAACAGTGATCACCTGTGGAA AGCGCTGTGTGTGAGGAGGTGGCACTTGTGCGAATGTGACTGCGAGTGGCTGGGTTCTCAGTCGTGGAAGCAGATCTTCCTCCAGAGGAACAGGCGGGAACGACGGATGGCGCACGCACGGCCAGAGGACTTTATCTGCAAGCAAGTCACTGAGAATGTGG GAATCCTGGGACCTATAGCTTATCTCACAGGAAATGACCTCACAACAGACAGACCCTCACGACCCATCGTCTGCACTGTGTCTTCGTTTGACAAGCTTTATGCCTGGGATGTCCAAAAG GGCAGCATCTTCTGGTCCAGTCCAGTCCAGGACTCGAGTATCACGAATCTGGTGACCCTGCCAGAGCTGTGTATGGCAGTCACTATGGATAGGGAGAGAACTATCAAAGTGTGGGACTGTCTCCATGAAGATGCTCTGAGTGAATTCTTCATGCCTTACGACTGCTTCTCCTTGACAGCCTTTCTCTCCGCGCGTGGCCCGGTACTCATGGTAAGTGGGCCTGCGTCTGGATGGGGCTCCCGAATGCGAtgcctgctgccttcacagggaGCAAGGTCCAGTTGCCGTCACATCGCAGTCTGCCTCTCTGCGGTCATCCCTTCCACATTCTCAGAGTCGGTCACAACATACGGATGGTTACTGGTTGTATGGACCTCTGTGCCATCAGGTACATTCAGCCAGCCCTCCTCCTTAAAGAAGCTGCCTGATGTATTTCATAGCCCTGTCTTGCAG GTGGGAGATTCTACAGGTGACATGTACACATTTAAGATACCTAGCTTGACAGAAATTTCTAGAACAAAAGCATTTCAATTCAGTGTTGATATTCTGCGCTGCTCTCCGTGCAGGAAGTGGGTCTTTGTGTGTGGGACACAACAATGTTCCTTCCCGAAG GTCTTTCTTACAGAGTGTTTACTGAAGCCACTGGACACtcctcagtctttctctctcccattttTATCATGCCTTGGGGCCAGCTGGACCCCAAGAAGGGAAAGTAGGATAACGCTGATGTTCCGAAGAGATCCGAAAAAGATGGGATTTATCACCTTCGACCTGACAACTCGGAGGACTGAGGACAGAACTGTCATCGGAG CACAGCAGATCGCCAATTTCCTGCTGCCGGATCACATAGAGAGCCCCAGCTGGATGGGAGTCAACGAGGCCGACATGATTGTCTTCAGCAGTGGGCCGTACCTGTTCCTCTTCACCATTGGCGGCCTCCTGCTGCGACAACTGGAGGACCACCAGACAGCCATCAGGAGCCTATGGGTG GATCCTGTCCACGTCCTCAGCACAGCCACGGATGGTTCTCTGCACGTGTACGTGTGGGAAGAGGGAGGCCGTTACCCGTACCTCAAGAGCTGCTGCCACATGAAGCATGAGGAGACGGGGCAGACGCTGGGCTG CTATGTCTCCAATGCAGTATGTGATAACGCGAGCATAGTACGCGTCGTGTCGAGAATTCGTAACTCCAGCATTCTGGTGATGTACACTTTGAAAGGAAGTTAA
- the FBXW12 gene encoding F-box/WD repeat-containing protein 12 isoform X5, which yields MWHWRMVANSDHLWKALCVRRWHLCECDCEWLGSQSWKQIFLQRNRRERRMAHARPEDFICKQVTENVGILGPIAYLTGNDLTTDRPSRPIVCTVSSFDKLYAWDVQKGSIFWSSPVQDSSITNLVTLPELCMAVTMDRERTIKVWDCLHEDALSEFFMPYDCFSLTAFLSARGPVLMVSGPASGWGSRMRCLLPSQGARSSCRHIAVCLSAVIPSTFSESVTTYGWLLVVWTSVPSGTFSQPSSLKKLPDVFHSPVLQVGDSTGDMYTFKIPSLTEISRTKAFQFSVDILRCSPCRKWVFVCGTQQCSFPKVFLTECLLKPLDTPQSFSLPFLSCLGASWTPRRESRITLMFRRDPKKMGFITFDLTTRRTEDRTVIGAQQIANFLLPDHIESPSWMGVNEADMIVFSSGPYLFLFTIGGLLLRQLEDHQTAIRSLWVDPVHVLSTATDGSLHVYVWEEGGRYPYLKSCCHMKHEETGQTLGCYVSNAVCDNASIVRVVSRIRNSSILVMYTLKGS from the exons CACTGGCGAATGGTTGCAAACAGTGATCACCTGTGGAA AGCGCTGTGTGTGAGGAGGTGGCACTTGTGCGAATGTGACTGCGAGTGGCTGGGTTCTCAGTCGTGGAAGCAGATCTTCCTCCAGAGGAACAGGCGGGAACGACGGATGGCGCACGCACGGCCAGAGGACTTTATCTGCAAGCAAGTCACTGAGAATGTGG GAATCCTGGGACCTATAGCTTATCTCACAGGAAATGACCTCACAACAGACAGACCCTCACGACCCATCGTCTGCACTGTGTCTTCGTTTGACAAGCTTTATGCCTGGGATGTCCAAAAG GGCAGCATCTTCTGGTCCAGTCCAGTCCAGGACTCGAGTATCACGAATCTGGTGACCCTGCCAGAGCTGTGTATGGCAGTCACTATGGATAGGGAGAGAACTATCAAAGTGTGGGACTGTCTCCATGAAGATGCTCTGAGTGAATTCTTCATGCCTTACGACTGCTTCTCCTTGACAGCCTTTCTCTCCGCGCGTGGCCCGGTACTCATGGTAAGTGGGCCTGCGTCTGGATGGGGCTCCCGAATGCGAtgcctgctgccttcacagggaGCAAGGTCCAGTTGCCGTCACATCGCAGTCTGCCTCTCTGCGGTCATCCCTTCCACATTCTCAGAGTCGGTCACAACATACGGATGGTTACTGGTTGTATGGACCTCTGTGCCATCAGGTACATTCAGCCAGCCCTCCTCCTTAAAGAAGCTGCCTGATGTATTTCATAGCCCTGTCTTGCAG GTGGGAGATTCTACAGGTGACATGTACACATTTAAGATACCTAGCTTGACAGAAATTTCTAGAACAAAAGCATTTCAATTCAGTGTTGATATTCTGCGCTGCTCTCCGTGCAGGAAGTGGGTCTTTGTGTGTGGGACACAACAATGTTCCTTCCCGAAG GTCTTTCTTACAGAGTGTTTACTGAAGCCACTGGACACtcctcagtctttctctctcccattttTATCATGCCTTGGGGCCAGCTGGACCCCAAGAAGGGAAAGTAGGATAACGCTGATGTTCCGAAGAGATCCGAAAAAGATGGGATTTATCACCTTCGACCTGACAACTCGGAGGACTGAGGACAGAACTGTCATCGGAG CACAGCAGATCGCCAATTTCCTGCTGCCGGATCACATAGAGAGCCCCAGCTGGATGGGAGTCAACGAGGCCGACATGATTGTCTTCAGCAGTGGGCCGTACCTGTTCCTCTTCACCATTGGCGGCCTCCTGCTGCGACAACTGGAGGACCACCAGACAGCCATCAGGAGCCTATGGGTG GATCCTGTCCACGTCCTCAGCACAGCCACGGATGGTTCTCTGCACGTGTACGTGTGGGAAGAGGGAGGCCGTTACCCGTACCTCAAGAGCTGCTGCCACATGAAGCATGAGGAGACGGGGCAGACGCTGGGCTG CTATGTCTCCAATGCAGTATGTGATAACGCGAGCATAGTACGCGTCGTGTCGAGAATTCGTAACTCCAGCATTCTGGTGATGTACACTTTGAAAGGAAGTTAA
- the FBXW12 gene encoding F-box/WD repeat-containing protein 12 isoform X6 — MVANSDHLWKALCVRRWHLCECDCEWLGSQSWKQIFLQRNRRERRMAHARPEDFICKQVTENVGILGPIAYLTGNDLTTDRPSRPIVCTVSSFDKLYAWDVQKGSIFWSSPVQDSSITNLVTLPELCMAVTMDRERTIKVWDCLHEDALSEFFMPYDCFSLTAFLSARGPVLMVSGPASGWGSRMRCLLPSQGARSSCRHIAVCLSAVIPSTFSESVTTYGWLLVVWTSVPSGTFSQPSSLKKLPDVFHSPVLQVGDSTGDMYTFKIPSLTEISRTKAFQFSVDILRCSPCRKWVFVCGTQQCSFPKVFLTECLLKPLDTPQSFSLPFLSCLGASWTPRRESRITLMFRRDPKKMGFITFDLTTRRTEDRTVIGAQQIANFLLPDHIESPSWMGVNEADMIVFSSGPYLFLFTIGGLLLRQLEDHQTAIRSLWVDPVHVLSTATDGSLHVYVWEEGGRYPYLKSCCHMKHEETGQTLGCYVSNAVCDNASIVRVVSRIRNSSILVMYTLKGS; from the exons ATGGTTGCAAACAGTGATCACCTGTGGAA AGCGCTGTGTGTGAGGAGGTGGCACTTGTGCGAATGTGACTGCGAGTGGCTGGGTTCTCAGTCGTGGAAGCAGATCTTCCTCCAGAGGAACAGGCGGGAACGACGGATGGCGCACGCACGGCCAGAGGACTTTATCTGCAAGCAAGTCACTGAGAATGTGG GAATCCTGGGACCTATAGCTTATCTCACAGGAAATGACCTCACAACAGACAGACCCTCACGACCCATCGTCTGCACTGTGTCTTCGTTTGACAAGCTTTATGCCTGGGATGTCCAAAAG GGCAGCATCTTCTGGTCCAGTCCAGTCCAGGACTCGAGTATCACGAATCTGGTGACCCTGCCAGAGCTGTGTATGGCAGTCACTATGGATAGGGAGAGAACTATCAAAGTGTGGGACTGTCTCCATGAAGATGCTCTGAGTGAATTCTTCATGCCTTACGACTGCTTCTCCTTGACAGCCTTTCTCTCCGCGCGTGGCCCGGTACTCATGGTAAGTGGGCCTGCGTCTGGATGGGGCTCCCGAATGCGAtgcctgctgccttcacagggaGCAAGGTCCAGTTGCCGTCACATCGCAGTCTGCCTCTCTGCGGTCATCCCTTCCACATTCTCAGAGTCGGTCACAACATACGGATGGTTACTGGTTGTATGGACCTCTGTGCCATCAGGTACATTCAGCCAGCCCTCCTCCTTAAAGAAGCTGCCTGATGTATTTCATAGCCCTGTCTTGCAG GTGGGAGATTCTACAGGTGACATGTACACATTTAAGATACCTAGCTTGACAGAAATTTCTAGAACAAAAGCATTTCAATTCAGTGTTGATATTCTGCGCTGCTCTCCGTGCAGGAAGTGGGTCTTTGTGTGTGGGACACAACAATGTTCCTTCCCGAAG GTCTTTCTTACAGAGTGTTTACTGAAGCCACTGGACACtcctcagtctttctctctcccattttTATCATGCCTTGGGGCCAGCTGGACCCCAAGAAGGGAAAGTAGGATAACGCTGATGTTCCGAAGAGATCCGAAAAAGATGGGATTTATCACCTTCGACCTGACAACTCGGAGGACTGAGGACAGAACTGTCATCGGAG CACAGCAGATCGCCAATTTCCTGCTGCCGGATCACATAGAGAGCCCCAGCTGGATGGGAGTCAACGAGGCCGACATGATTGTCTTCAGCAGTGGGCCGTACCTGTTCCTCTTCACCATTGGCGGCCTCCTGCTGCGACAACTGGAGGACCACCAGACAGCCATCAGGAGCCTATGGGTG GATCCTGTCCACGTCCTCAGCACAGCCACGGATGGTTCTCTGCACGTGTACGTGTGGGAAGAGGGAGGCCGTTACCCGTACCTCAAGAGCTGCTGCCACATGAAGCATGAGGAGACGGGGCAGACGCTGGGCTG CTATGTCTCCAATGCAGTATGTGATAACGCGAGCATAGTACGCGTCGTGTCGAGAATTCGTAACTCCAGCATTCTGGTGATGTACACTTTGAAAGGAAGTTAA